The genomic segment CCGGCCCAGGGCGTCCGGGGCGTCGCCGGCGGCGTAGCGGTCCATGACCAGGTCTTGCGGGGTGGCGGCCCCCAGGCGCTGGAGAAAGTCCGGGGCATAGGCCAGGGCCCGGTCTTGGGCCGTGAGCCAGACGAGATCCTGGGCAAAGGCCCGGGCATCGCTGACCGCCAGGTTCTGCAGGAAGGTTTTCAGGCGCAGGGGGCGGGGCAGCTTCCGGGAGGCCGGGTAGACGCGGCCCAGGGGGCCGAAGACGCCGGCCCGCAGCCAGGCCGGGAGGGCCTTGCGGACGAGGGATTCCAGCAGGTGCGGGCGGTAGCGAAAGGTGTAGCCGCCAAAGCTCTCGTCCCCGCCGTCCCCGGACAGGGCCACGGTGACCCGCTGGCGGGCCATGCGGCAGACATGCCAGGTGGGCAGGGCGCTGGAGTCGGCAAAGGGCTCGTCAAAGTGCCAGGCCAGGGCGGTCAGGTCTTCCGCGGCCCGGGGGCGGACCGTGTACTCCTGGTGGTCCGTGGCCAGGTGCCGGGCGGTTTCCCGGGCAATGGCCGTCTCGTCGAACTCCCCGGCCCCGAAGCCGATGGTGGTGGTCCGCACCGGCTGATCCATGGCCCGGACCATGGCCGCGACCACCAGGTTGGAGTCCAGCCCGCCGGAGAGGAACGCGCCCAGGGGCACCTCGCTCATCAGCCGCTGCCCCACGGCCCGGCCCAGCAGCTCCTCGAACTGCTCCGCGGCCTGGTCCAGGGTGAGGGCGACCGGCCGGGCAAAGGAGACCGACCAGTAGGTGCGCTGGTCCAGGCCCGCGGCGGTGACCAGGACCTCCCGGGCCGGTTCCAGCTTGCGCACGTCCGTGAACACACTGCGGGGCGAGGGGATGTAGCCCAGGCAGAAATAGGCGTCCAGGGCCTGGGGATCGAGCTGCTTGCGGGACCAGCCCCCGGCCAGCAGGGCCTTGAGTTCCGAGCCGAAGGCCAGGGTCCGGCCGTCCCAGGTGTAGTACAGGGGCTTCTTGCCCACCCGGTCCCGGGCCAGCAGCAGCCGGCGATGTTCCACGTCCCAGAGGGCAAAGGCGAACATCCCGGCCAGCCGGGCCACGCAGTCCCGCCCCCAGCGGGCATAGGCCTGGAGGATGACCTCGGTGTCGCTGCTGGTCTGGAACACATGGCCCAGATCCGCCAGCTCCCGGCGCAGCTCCAGGTAATTGTAGATCTCCCCGTTGAACACCAGCACCAGCCGCCCGTCCGGCGTGGCCATGGGCTGCTGCCCGGAGGACAGATCGATGATGGACAACCGGCGATGCCCCAGAGCCGCGTATCCGTCCGCATACACCCCGGAAGCATCCGGCCCCCGATGCGCCAACACATCCGTCATCCCCCCCACCCGCTCCCGGGCGGCCTGGGGGTCATGACCGTGAAAGGAGATGAATCCGGCTATTCCGCACATTGTTATTGGTTATTTGTTAGTGGTTATTAGTTATTCGTTATTCGTTATTAGTTATTCGTTATTGGTTAGTGGTTGATTGGGGGAAAGTTTTTATCCACGAATTGACACGAATTTACACCAATAACCATTAACGATTAACCATTAACGATTAACGATTAACCAAAACCCCCGCCGGATTCCCCACTGCCGTGGCCCCCGCGGGGATGGGGGTGGTGACGACGCTGCCGGCGCCGATCAAGCAGCCTGGGCCGACGTCGGCCATGATTACGGCGGCTTCGCCGATCCAGGCGTTGGGGCCGATGCGCACGGTGGCCATTTTGTCCCGAAGCAGGGGGGACCAGGTGCCGTCGGGGAGGCGCTCGTGCATGTGCTTGCCGCTGGTGATGCTCACCCGGCTGGCCAGGATGGTGTTGGCCTGGAGGTGGGCCGTGCCGATGACGTTGTAGTTGCCCAGGGAGACATGGTCTTCCACCATTGCGCCGCGGTGGGTGAACAGGGAGCCGAAGCCGATGTGGCATTCCAGGCTGCAGCGCTTCAGGGTGTAGGAGTAGAATGCCTTGCGCAGGTACAGGCCCGGCAGGCCCGGGAACAGGGCGAAGACATGGGTCCAGAAGGTGAAGACCGCCTCGCCATGGGGGGAGAACGCCTGCTCCAGACGGCAGGTCAGGGCGCAGGGGGCGGCCAGGACCAGGGCCGCGAAGGTGCAGATTTTTTTCAGGACGCGGCGCATGGCGAGCCGGCAGGGTGCGCCGGGAGTGGTATGAGCG from the Desulfonatronum thioautotrophicum genome contains:
- the asnB gene encoding asparagine synthase (glutamine-hydrolyzing), which codes for MCGIAGFISFHGHDPQAARERVGGMTDVLAHRGPDASGVYADGYAALGHRRLSIIDLSSGQQPMATPDGRLVLVFNGEIYNYLELRRELADLGHVFQTSSDTEVILQAYARWGRDCVARLAGMFAFALWDVEHRRLLLARDRVGKKPLYYTWDGRTLAFGSELKALLAGGWSRKQLDPQALDAYFCLGYIPSPRSVFTDVRKLEPAREVLVTAAGLDQRTYWSVSFARPVALTLDQAAEQFEELLGRAVGQRLMSEVPLGAFLSGGLDSNLVVAAMVRAMDQPVRTTTIGFGAGEFDETAIARETARHLATDHQEYTVRPRAAEDLTALAWHFDEPFADSSALPTWHVCRMARQRVTVALSGDGGDESFGGYTFRYRPHLLESLVRKALPAWLRAGVFGPLGRVYPASRKLPRPLRLKTFLQNLAVSDARAFAQDLVWLTAQDRALAYAPDFLQRLGAATPQDLVMDRYAAGDAPDALGRAQQTDLGFYMTEDVLVKVDRMSMAHALEVRSPLLDHRIIEFAATLPPRLKLQGSQGKVLLRHVARHNLPRSVVDQPKKGFSIPAAAWLRTDLKQTAHTAIFSSQIIQEHLNPTQVTRLWQEHQSGHRDHDVFLWGLMMLGLWEECWG
- a CDS encoding acyltransferase, encoding MRRVLKKICTFAALVLAAPCALTCRLEQAFSPHGEAVFTFWTHVFALFPGLPGLYLRKAFYSYTLKRCSLECHIGFGSLFTHRGAMVEDHVSLGNYNVIGTAHLQANTILASRVSITSGKHMHERLPDGTWSPLLRDKMATVRIGPNAWIGEAAVIMADVGPGCLIGAGSVVTTPIPAGATAVGNPAGVLVNR